One genomic window of Numida meleagris isolate 19003 breed g44 Domestic line chromosome 1, NumMel1.0, whole genome shotgun sequence includes the following:
- the WASF3 gene encoding wiskott-Aldrich syndrome protein family member 3 isoform X1: MPLVKRNIEPRHLCRGALPEGITSELECVTNSTLAAIIRQLSSLSKHAEDIFGELFNEANSFYIRANSLQDRIDRLAVKVTQLDSTVEEVSLQDINMKKAFKSSTIQDQQVVSKNSIPNPVADIYNQSDKPPPLNILSPYRDDKKDGLKFYTDPSYFFDLWKEKMLQDTEDKRKEKRRQKEQKRIDGTTREVKKVRKARNRRQEWNMMAYDKELRPDNRLSQSVYHGASSEGSLSPDTRSHASDVTDYSYPATPNHSLHQQIAMPSYGTGDGSQYVGVSQSHEHEYRPPSTTVRHATLNRPQQPPPPPPQPADGQHSSVPVVPAEYGMLPAQMVDYYNPAGPPPPPPPPMIPSAQTAFVSPLQLPGPPSHSGLVTGCAYVSAHPPPPSGLVVTAPPPPGPPAAASSLSSSPMHAPPAAEAKRHELAQPPVSDARSDLLAAIRMGIQLKKVQEQREQEAKREPVGNDVATILSRRIAVEYSDSDDDSEFDENDWSD; this comes from the exons ATGCCTTTGGTGAAAAGAAACATTGAACCGAGGCATCTCTGCCGAGGAGCTCTACCAGAGGGAATTACTAGTGAGCTGGAATGTGTAACAAATAGTACCCTTGCTGCTATCATACGCCAGCTAAGCAGCTTGA GTAAACATGCTGAAGACATATTTGGTGAATTGTTTAATGAGGCTAACAGCTTCTACATCAGAGCAAATTCCCTTCAAGACAGAATCGATCGCCTCGCTGTCAAAGTTACCCAGCTGGATTCAACAGTAGAAGAAG tatcACTACAGGATATCAATATGAAAAAAGCATTCAAGAGTTCAACAATTCAAGATCAGCAGGTAGTTTCAAAGAACAGCATTCCTAACCCAGTGGCTGATATTTATAATCAGAGTGACAAACCACCTCCTCTGAATATTCTTTCACCTTATAG GGATGATAAGAAAGATGGATTGAAGTTCTATACTGATCCTTCCTATTTCTTTgatctttggaaagaaaaaatgttacaagATACTGAAGACAAGcggaaagaaaagaggagacaaAAG GAGCAAAAGCGTATAGATGGCACCACCCGTGAGGTGAAAAAGGTTAGAAAAGCCAGGAACAGACGCCAGGAGTGGAATATGATGGCATATGACAAAGAGCTTAGACCTGACAACAGGTTGTCTCAGAGTGTGTACCATGGAGCATCTTCCGAGGGATCCCTGTCCCCAGATACTAG GTCCCATGCATCTGACGTTACAGATTATTCTTATCCTGCCACTCCGAATCATTCCCTCCATCAGCAGATAGCAATGCCTTCCTATGGAACAGGAGATGGTTCGCAGTACGTGGGTGTATCCCAAAGCCATGAACATGAATACAGACCACCATCTACCACAGTGCGACACGCTACTTTAAACAGACCTCAGCAaccacctccacctccacccCAGCCTGCAGATGGCCAGCATAGCTCAGTACCTGTGGTACCAGCAGAATATGG gATGCTTCCAGCTCAGATGGTGGATTATTACAATCCTGCAGgccctccccctcctccccctccccctaTGATTCCATCGGCACAAACAGCATTTGTTAGTCCCCTTCAGCTTCCTGGGCCACCTTCCCATTCTGGACTGGTGACAGGCTGTGCATACGTATCcgctcatcctcctcctcctagCGGGCTTGTTGTCACTGCTCCTCCCCCGCCAGGcccccctgctgcagcttcctccctctcttcctcccccatgcatgctcctccagctgctgaggCAAAACGCCACGAACTTGCACAGCCACCAGTAAGTGATGCGCGAAGTGATCTCCTGGCTGCCATTCGGATGG GAATACAGCTGAAAAAGGTGCAAGAGCAACGTGAGCAAGAAGCGAAGCGAGAACCTGTTGGGAATGATGTGGCAACCATCCTTTCAAGACGCATTGCTGTGGAGTACAGTGATTCTGATGATGATTCAGAATTTGATGAGAATGATTGGTCAGATTGA
- the WASF3 gene encoding wiskott-Aldrich syndrome protein family member 3 isoform X2, producing MPLVKRNIEPRHLCRGALPEGITSELECVTNSTLAAIIRQLSSLSKHAEDIFGELFNEANSFYIRANSLQDRIDRLAVKVTQLDSTVEEVSLQDINMKKAFKSSTIQDQQVVSKNSIPNPVADIYNQSDKPPPLNILSPYRDDKKDGLKFYTDPSYFFDLWKEKMLQDTEDKRKEKRRQKREKHKLNPNRNQQVNVRKVRTRKEEWERRKMGIEFMSDAKKMEQAGSMKEDKMPKGSHASDVTDYSYPATPNHSLHQQIAMPSYGTGDGSQYVGVSQSHEHEYRPPSTTVRHATLNRPQQPPPPPPQPADGQHSSVPVVPAEYGMLPAQMVDYYNPAGPPPPPPPPMIPSAQTAFVSPLQLPGPPSHSGLVTGCAYVSAHPPPPSGLVVTAPPPPGPPAAASSLSSSPMHAPPAAEAKRHELAQPPVSDARSDLLAAIRMGIQLKKVQEQREQEAKREPVGNDVATILSRRIAVEYSDSDDDSEFDENDWSD from the exons ATGCCTTTGGTGAAAAGAAACATTGAACCGAGGCATCTCTGCCGAGGAGCTCTACCAGAGGGAATTACTAGTGAGCTGGAATGTGTAACAAATAGTACCCTTGCTGCTATCATACGCCAGCTAAGCAGCTTGA GTAAACATGCTGAAGACATATTTGGTGAATTGTTTAATGAGGCTAACAGCTTCTACATCAGAGCAAATTCCCTTCAAGACAGAATCGATCGCCTCGCTGTCAAAGTTACCCAGCTGGATTCAACAGTAGAAGAAG tatcACTACAGGATATCAATATGAAAAAAGCATTCAAGAGTTCAACAATTCAAGATCAGCAGGTAGTTTCAAAGAACAGCATTCCTAACCCAGTGGCTGATATTTATAATCAGAGTGACAAACCACCTCCTCTGAATATTCTTTCACCTTATAG GGATGATAAGAAAGATGGATTGAAGTTCTATACTGATCCTTCCTATTTCTTTgatctttggaaagaaaaaatgttacaagATACTGAAGACAAGcggaaagaaaagaggagacaaAAG agagagaaacacaAGCTGAATCCAAACAGAAACCAGCAAGTTAATGTGAGAAAagtaagaacaagaaaagaagagtgggagagaaggaaaatgggcATTGAGTTCATGAGTGACGCAAAGAAAATGGAGCAGGCAGGAAGCATGAAAGAGGACAAAATGCCCAAAGG GTCCCATGCATCTGACGTTACAGATTATTCTTATCCTGCCACTCCGAATCATTCCCTCCATCAGCAGATAGCAATGCCTTCCTATGGAACAGGAGATGGTTCGCAGTACGTGGGTGTATCCCAAAGCCATGAACATGAATACAGACCACCATCTACCACAGTGCGACACGCTACTTTAAACAGACCTCAGCAaccacctccacctccacccCAGCCTGCAGATGGCCAGCATAGCTCAGTACCTGTGGTACCAGCAGAATATGG gATGCTTCCAGCTCAGATGGTGGATTATTACAATCCTGCAGgccctccccctcctccccctccccctaTGATTCCATCGGCACAAACAGCATTTGTTAGTCCCCTTCAGCTTCCTGGGCCACCTTCCCATTCTGGACTGGTGACAGGCTGTGCATACGTATCcgctcatcctcctcctcctagCGGGCTTGTTGTCACTGCTCCTCCCCCGCCAGGcccccctgctgcagcttcctccctctcttcctcccccatgcatgctcctccagctgctgaggCAAAACGCCACGAACTTGCACAGCCACCAGTAAGTGATGCGCGAAGTGATCTCCTGGCTGCCATTCGGATGG GAATACAGCTGAAAAAGGTGCAAGAGCAACGTGAGCAAGAAGCGAAGCGAGAACCTGTTGGGAATGATGTGGCAACCATCCTTTCAAGACGCATTGCTGTGGAGTACAGTGATTCTGATGATGATTCAGAATTTGATGAGAATGATTGGTCAGATTGA
- the WASF3 gene encoding wiskott-Aldrich syndrome protein family member 3 isoform X3 — MKKAFKSSTIQDQQVVSKNSIPNPVADIYNQSDKPPPLNILSPYRDDKKDGLKFYTDPSYFFDLWKEKMLQDTEDKRKEKRRQKEQKRIDGTTREVKKVRKARNRRQEWNMMAYDKELRPDNRLSQSVYHGASSEGSLSPDTRSHASDVTDYSYPATPNHSLHQQIAMPSYGTGDGSQYVGVSQSHEHEYRPPSTTVRHATLNRPQQPPPPPPQPADGQHSSVPVVPAEYGMLPAQMVDYYNPAGPPPPPPPPMIPSAQTAFVSPLQLPGPPSHSGLVTGCAYVSAHPPPPSGLVVTAPPPPGPPAAASSLSSSPMHAPPAAEAKRHELAQPPVSDARSDLLAAIRMGIQLKKVQEQREQEAKREPVGNDVATILSRRIAVEYSDSDDDSEFDENDWSD; from the exons ATGAAAAAAGCATTCAAGAGTTCAACAATTCAAGATCAGCAGGTAGTTTCAAAGAACAGCATTCCTAACCCAGTGGCTGATATTTATAATCAGAGTGACAAACCACCTCCTCTGAATATTCTTTCACCTTATAG GGATGATAAGAAAGATGGATTGAAGTTCTATACTGATCCTTCCTATTTCTTTgatctttggaaagaaaaaatgttacaagATACTGAAGACAAGcggaaagaaaagaggagacaaAAG GAGCAAAAGCGTATAGATGGCACCACCCGTGAGGTGAAAAAGGTTAGAAAAGCCAGGAACAGACGCCAGGAGTGGAATATGATGGCATATGACAAAGAGCTTAGACCTGACAACAGGTTGTCTCAGAGTGTGTACCATGGAGCATCTTCCGAGGGATCCCTGTCCCCAGATACTAG GTCCCATGCATCTGACGTTACAGATTATTCTTATCCTGCCACTCCGAATCATTCCCTCCATCAGCAGATAGCAATGCCTTCCTATGGAACAGGAGATGGTTCGCAGTACGTGGGTGTATCCCAAAGCCATGAACATGAATACAGACCACCATCTACCACAGTGCGACACGCTACTTTAAACAGACCTCAGCAaccacctccacctccacccCAGCCTGCAGATGGCCAGCATAGCTCAGTACCTGTGGTACCAGCAGAATATGG gATGCTTCCAGCTCAGATGGTGGATTATTACAATCCTGCAGgccctccccctcctccccctccccctaTGATTCCATCGGCACAAACAGCATTTGTTAGTCCCCTTCAGCTTCCTGGGCCACCTTCCCATTCTGGACTGGTGACAGGCTGTGCATACGTATCcgctcatcctcctcctcctagCGGGCTTGTTGTCACTGCTCCTCCCCCGCCAGGcccccctgctgcagcttcctccctctcttcctcccccatgcatgctcctccagctgctgaggCAAAACGCCACGAACTTGCACAGCCACCAGTAAGTGATGCGCGAAGTGATCTCCTGGCTGCCATTCGGATGG GAATACAGCTGAAAAAGGTGCAAGAGCAACGTGAGCAAGAAGCGAAGCGAGAACCTGTTGGGAATGATGTGGCAACCATCCTTTCAAGACGCATTGCTGTGGAGTACAGTGATTCTGATGATGATTCAGAATTTGATGAGAATGATTGGTCAGATTGA